Proteins encoded in a region of the Zea mays cultivar B73 chromosome 2, Zm-B73-REFERENCE-NAM-5.0, whole genome shotgun sequence genome:
- the LOC100281287 gene encoding phosphoglycerate mutase-like protein 1 isoform X1 codes for MELGATTALYPLHRCKTIYLVRHAQGIHNVAGEKDFGAYMSHELFDAQLTPLGWNQVDGLREHVKKSGLAEKIELVITSPLLRTMQTAVGVFGGEKYTDGVNAPPLMVENAGHSGRPAVSSLNCPPFIAVETCREHLGVHPCDKRRSITEYRPLFPAIDFSLIENDGDVLWEPDVRETNEAVALRGMKFMDWLWTREEKEIAIVSHSGFLFHTLSMYSKECHPTIRDEVSKHFANCELRSMVLVDRSMLGSYSSRFNYAGKNPTGLDVPSDIADKKQVDEAQKN; via the exons ATGGAACTTGGCGCCACCACTGCCCTGTACCCTCTGCACCGCTGCAAAACCATTTACCTG GTCAGGCATGCCCAGGGCATTCACAACGTCGCAGGCGAGAAGGACTTCGGCGCCTACATGTCACATGAACTGTTCGATGCTCAGCTCACCCCTTTGGGTTGGAACCAA GTCGATGGTCTGCGGGAGCATGTGAAGAAAAGTGGGCTTGCAGAGAAGATTGAATTGGTTATTACTTCCCCTTTACTGAG GACTATGCAAACTGCAGTTGGGGTCTTTGGTGGTGAAAAGTATACTGATGGTGTAAATGCACCTCCACTAATGGTTGAAAATGCTGGACACAGTGGACGTCCAGCTGTTTCAAGTTTGAACTGCCCCCCATTTATTGCAGTTGAAACCTGCAGAGAGCACTTG GGTGTCCATCCATGTGACAAGAGGAGGAGCATAACAGAATACCGGCCTCTCTTCCCTGCCATTGATTTTTCATTG ATAGAGAATGATGGAGATGTTCTTTGGGAACCAGATGTGAGAGAAACAAATGAGGCTGTCGCATTGAGGGGTATGAAGTTTATGGACTG GTTGTGGACAAGAGAAGAGAAAGAGATAGCTATTGTCAGTCACAGTGGTTTCTTGTTTCACACCTTAAGCATGTACAGCAAGGAGTGCCATCCAACCATAAGAGACGAAGTTAGCAAGCA CTTTGCAAACTGCGAGCTACGGTCGATGGTGTTGGTTGACAGAAG CATGCTTGGGTCATATTCGTCAAGATTCAACTATGCTGGCAAGAATCCAACCGGGCTAGATGTGCCTAGTGATATTGCAGATAAGAAGCAGGTTGATGAAGCTCAGAAGAACTGA
- the LOC100281287 gene encoding Phosphoglycerate mutase-like protein 1, protein MIIHLLCFPGPAAGAPPSPSSSASVRVPVGLPHDRRAKSRLVPPFRCASSGMELGATTALYPLHRCKTIYLVRHAQGIHNVAGEKDFGAYMSHELFDAQLTPLGWNQVDGLREHVKKSGLAEKIELVITSPLLRTMQTAVGVFGGEKYTDGVNAPPLMVENAGHSGRPAVSSLNCPPFIAVETCREHLGVHPCDKRRSITEYRPLFPAIDFSLIENDGDVLWEPDVRETNEAVALRGMKFMDWLWTREEKEIAIVSHSGFLFHTLSMYSKECHPTIRDEVSKHFANCELRSMVLVDRSMLGSYSSRFNYAGKNPTGLDVPSDIADKKQVDEAQKN, encoded by the exons atgATAATCCACCTCCTCTGCTTCCCAGGCCCAGCAGCAGGAGCTCCCCCGTCTCCGTCCTCCTCCGCCTCTGTCAGGGTCCCGGTCGGACTTCCTCACGACCGCCGCGCCAAATCCCGTCTCGTTCCTCCGTTCCGCTGCGCATCCTCAG GAATGGAACTTGGCGCCACCACTGCCCTGTACCCTCTGCACCGCTGCAAAACCATTTACCTG GTCAGGCATGCCCAGGGCATTCACAACGTCGCAGGCGAGAAGGACTTCGGCGCCTACATGTCACATGAACTGTTCGATGCTCAGCTCACCCCTTTGGGTTGGAACCAA GTCGATGGTCTGCGGGAGCATGTGAAGAAAAGTGGGCTTGCAGAGAAGATTGAATTGGTTATTACTTCCCCTTTACTGAG GACTATGCAAACTGCAGTTGGGGTCTTTGGTGGTGAAAAGTATACTGATGGTGTAAATGCACCTCCACTAATGGTTGAAAATGCTGGACACAGTGGACGTCCAGCTGTTTCAAGTTTGAACTGCCCCCCATTTATTGCAGTTGAAACCTGCAGAGAGCACTTG GGTGTCCATCCATGTGACAAGAGGAGGAGCATAACAGAATACCGGCCTCTCTTCCCTGCCATTGATTTTTCATTG ATAGAGAATGATGGAGATGTTCTTTGGGAACCAGATGTGAGAGAAACAAATGAGGCTGTCGCATTGAGGGGTATGAAGTTTATGGACTG GTTGTGGACAAGAGAAGAGAAAGAGATAGCTATTGTCAGTCACAGTGGTTTCTTGTTTCACACCTTAAGCATGTACAGCAAGGAGTGCCATCCAACCATAAGAGACGAAGTTAGCAAGCA CTTTGCAAACTGCGAGCTACGGTCGATGGTGTTGGTTGACAGAAG CATGCTTGGGTCATATTCGTCAAGATTCAACTATGCTGGCAAGAATCCAACCGGGCTAGATGTGCCTAGTGATATTGCAGATAAGAAGCAGGTTGATGAAGCTCAGAAGAACTGA